In Schizosaccharomyces osmophilus chromosome 1, complete sequence, the genomic window AatgttttgtaaatatatacataACATTAGTAAATTAACAAAAGTGTACAAATGTATGAGTATGTCTACAAAAGCCCATTCTAATGCTTCAATGCTACGTCGAAGACAGGGAATGGTAGTTGTTTATATTAATAAAGTAAATGCTTGAGGAAAACTTGAATAACCACTAAAGTTATATATCTAAACAAGGCTTTCTTCGAGAGATATTTGGGGGTATAGATAGTTTCGTTCTTGTCGAGCTATTTCCTAAAAGCTTTCCGAGGCGATGTGGGATTCgaagttttttcttttttgaaaaataatttttgaatttaaGCAATAATCACAATTGTTCTTGCAATGGTCGCTTTCACCAATAGAGTGATTTGTTTCACTTTAGTAAGATATCCTAGTTTCCAACCATCATAAATACTGCTTTTACCAACTTCTCTTACTGCACCAGTGATTCCGggttttatttaattttacgTTTATACAAGAAGACAAGAGATGTTTGGAATATATTCATAGAGCTTAAATCAATGCAATTGAAATCTTATGAAAGTACGCCTTGATTTCAATTTAGAGAGCTTTATTCAtcaattttattattcaTAGGTGTTATACAAAGCTTGGCTAAATCCCGGCCGCTTTTCGAATAACTTATTTATCGTTTCAAAGGATCGTTCAAATTTGCTAATGTGTAATCACCTCCTATGAATTTCTCGCTGGAGTCTATAGATTGGGAATTAGAACCTTATGATCCTTCTTATGATCGGTTGGTTGACGATTTGGATAATGATGAAGACCGTCTTCCTCTCTTCCCAGTCATTCGAATCTTTGGAATCAACGATAATTCAGAAACAGTTTGTTGCTTTCTCCACAATGTATTTCCTTATCTTTATGTCGAATATTCTGACTTTTCtaatgaaattgaagagcAGGGAAGCATAACTACTTTCCTCAATATCATGCATCTTGCTATTCATCATGCTCTTGCCTTAGCTGCTAGAACCCAACCAGAGAATTACAGACCTTCTGTACAAAGCGTTCAACTTATAAAGGCAATTCCCTTTTACGGGTACAATGTCGGTTATCGACGGTTTTTAAAAATCGCTCTCTACAGCCCCAAAAACAGGGATAGGCTGGTGGATTTGTTTCGTCAAGGAGCAATTCTAAATAAAGTAATTCAAGTTTATGAATCCCACCTATCTTATCTCTTGCAGTTTATGGTTGACTATAATCTTCATGGTTGTGCTCCGATTCACTGTGAAAATGAACATTTGCAAGCGTCAAAAGAGCGAAAGTCGTACTGTGAGATAGAGTTTCATATGGATCCTCAAGTAATTCTGAACTCCAGCAAGCTGGTAGAGCGTAACCTTCACTCTTCTATATTTGAGTCTTCATTCGGCCATGATTCTTTGCTAATTAGTAGTCTTTCCGAGATCTGGAAATCGGAGGCGAAAAGACGCAATATAATCAGTACAGATGAAACTATTAGTTTATCAGAATTGCAACAGAGCCAATTGTCTTTGAAGTCCACTGGTGATAATATCACCAGATGCTCTCCTCATTGGAAAAATGAAGACCAGctaaaaaaggaatttatAAAGCTATTAGATGAGGCTAACAAGAGGTCGTCTCAAATGGAACCGTTAAACATGTCTGACCCATGGCCTGATATTCCCACTGGTTTTGTTGCCCTGCATTCGATAAACCCTACGTATTCCTCACAAAGTTTAGCTTCAATTTCTCAGTTATCAAGTGAAGACCGTCAAGTGTCGTCTAATATACAAGCGTCACCAGAGAAGATGAAAACAGACATTGTAGAAGTTGAGAATTCGTTCGAACAATTAGATTCTGAGTTAGAGAATATCATGGGAAACTCCGTCTTCGAATCATTCCCATTTGTACAGCCTAATTCGAATGTGGGAGCTGTTTCGAACCCCTCAACTCCACCGTTATCTGAATCCCCATTAGATTCCCCCAAGTCAAGCCCTCCTTCATTGAACGAATCATTTCGAGTTGTCAGCTCCCCTTTGAATTCGCCAAATTCGAATTTACGATTAAAAGGAGGAGGTAATATCAGAAAACGTCCAGTCGAGCTTGTAAACTCATCCGATGAGTCCTTTCCTAGTTTACGTCCTCTTCCTTCTAGCAATCCTGAGACTGGGTGCGTCcgttttcaaaaatacaGAAAACCACGAGCTAACTTCGAAGATTTCACTAGATGGACGCAATTACCAAAGGAATATCGCTTACCTTATAGACCCCGCAAAGAAGAACATGTTTTTGCTAAAAAACCACCATCTCGTCAACTCTTGATGGATACTATATCCTCTGTTAATATACCGACGATACTGTACCCCTATATACATTACAGTCTGACAAAGGACATTCCTTCTGGCTATCAGGAATATTTAGGAAATGTGTATTATCCTCGAGGCATTACAGCAAAATACCTTCAAGAATTTCACTGTGATGGCCGtgtagaagaaaacatgACGAGTACATCGCTTAAATTACCACCTGTCAGAACGTCTACCACATGGGAATATGTTATTCCTCCTCCTACTCTCTCTGAATTGAATAGCTGGTCAAAGAATAAGAAAGCTAATActaataataataatactTACAGAACTCCTTCTGCTAGCCAGCAAAAGGTTTTTAACAAGGATCCCTATGCTTCGATACGTATATTATCTCTTGAGTTATTTTGTAATAGCAAAAGTGGTTTACTTCCTGATCCTTCCAAAGATCCAATAGAAGGTTGTTTTTGGGCGTATCAAGAAAATGCTAATATTCGttccattgaaaaatacgGATTTATTGTAAATTCCCCGAACGTAGAAAGCActgcttttgaaaaatcttTCCCAGGTGCTACAGTTTTATTGGTTTTTTCAGAAATTGAACTATTGAACGAAATTATCTCTTTGACGCGTCAATTAGATCCCACTATACTATGCGGTTATGAGGTACACAGTAGCTCATGGGGATATCTTATTGAAAGAGCGGCGTATAAATTCAATTATGACCTTCCAGAGCAGCTTTCACGGTTGGCTGATACAACGAAAGGagcatttgcaaaaaaaaatgatgcTTGGAGTTATTCTACCACCTCATCAATCAAAATTGTTGGACGGCACATGCTAAACATTTGGCGAATAATCAGAGGAGAGATTAGTCTTCTAAACTATTCACTAGAAAACGTGGTGGCTCACCTGTTTGGCATCCAAACGCCTTTTTACAGACAAGCAGATTTGGTAGAACTTTGGAACACGCCTGCTTATCATGACAaacatattctttttcaatatatgttaaaaagaacaaaattttctttggaaataCTATCCTCAAGATCGATTATCACGAAAATCCGAGAGCAAGCTCGAGTCGTAGGTATAGATTTTATGTCTGTTATATCCAGAGGTTCACAATTTAAAGTTGAAGCAATCATGTTTCGTATTGCCAAATCCGAAAACTACTTACTTGTTTCACCAAGTGCTAAGCAAGTAGCTGAACAAAATGCGTTGGAAGCGTTGCCGTTAGTTATGGAACCTCGATCCAATATGTATCATAATCCAGTGTTGGTATTGGATTTTCAGTCCTTGTATCCTTCTATCATTATAGCATATAATCTGTGCTATTCTACTTGTTTAGGGCCTGTACGATCCGTTAACGGGAAATTTAAACTTGGGTTTATGCCTTATTCTGTTGATCCTCGCGTAATGGACATTCTTAAAGACAATGTATATATTTCGCCAAATGGATACGCATACGTGAACAAAGAAGTTAGGAAATCTTTGATAGCCAAGATGCTCGAGGAACTTATTGAGACCAGGGCAATGATAAAAAAGGGAATGAAAGATTGTGATTCACCATATGTGTACCAGATTTTAGATAGTCGGCAATTGGCACTGAAGCTGATTGCAAATGTGACATATGGTTACACGTCTGCTTCCTTCTCGGGTCGAATGCCTTGCTCAGAAATTGCTGACACAATTGTTGAAACAGGACGAGAACTTCTTGGAAACGCGCTATCTTACATTaataatcataaaaaatttgatgCGAAGGTTGTATATGGTGACACTGATAGTTTGTTTGTCGAATTACCAGGAAAAACTAAAGAGCAAGCATTTGAGATTGGGCATTTGCTTGCATCAGAAATTACCTCAATGTTTCCTTCACCGATTCGtttaaaatttgaaaaggtATACTTACCATGTTTTTTACTAGCAAAGAAGAGATACGTGGGCTACAAGTATGAAAAAGCGAATGAGGCTGTCCCTTCATTTGATGCTAAAGGGATTGAAACAGTGAGACGGGATGGAACACCCATACAGCAAAAAGTTCTTCGCAGTTGCATAGAAAAGTTATTCCAGTCCAAAGATTTGTCTCAAGTGAAAAAGGGGTTTCAAGAGTTTTGTTCCAAAATTATGTCCGAAGAAATCCCAGCTATGGATTTTTGTTATAATAAGGAAGTGCGTATGgacaaatacaaagaaCTAAGTACGGCCCCTCCTGGGGCTACTATGGCAAGACGTTTAATGACTAAAGATCCTAGGTCTGAACCTCAATATGGTGAACGTGTTCCTTACTTGGTCCTAGCGGGGGCACCAGGAACCACTCTGGCAAATCGTTCTGTCTCTCCAGAGGAATATCTTTCGGATAGTTTTTCACAATTAGATATTGATTATTATATTAGGCACAATTTAATTCCGCCGTTGGATAGGTTTTTGAATCTACTTGGCACTAGTGCTGAATCTTGGTACAATGAAATGCCAAAACGACTTCATAAATTGATACGAGCAGGAGCTTTGGGTGACGGCTCTAAAGTCCACAAAAAGACACTAGATAAGTTTTTGACAGAAAGGCTTTGTTCCTCTTGCCTCCGGAACATGGTAAGCAACCAAAATTCTTCCGAAAATAAATATCTCTGTGATGATTGTCTGAAGAATGTACCAGCAGCTACGACTAGAGTTATTCAACAGAGCAAAGACGTTGCTATTAGATTAGCAAGGTTAGAAGATATATGCCGGGGATGCAGTgccatttcttcttctgatcCTGTTCTATGCCGGTCAAAGTCTTGTAAAATATATTACGACAGAGCTAAGACATATAGCAAGGCGAAAGC contains:
- the rev3 gene encoding mitochondrial DNA polymerase, zeta catalytic subunit Rev3 — protein: MNFSLESIDWELEPYDPSYDRLVDDLDNDEDRLPLFPVIRIFGINDNSETVCCFLHNVFPYLYVEYSDFSNEIEEQGSITTFLNIMHLAIHHALALAARTQPENYRPSVQSVQLIKAIPFYGYNVGYRRFLKIALYSPKNRDRLVDLFRQGAILNKVIQVYESHLSYLLQFMVDYNLHGCAPIHCENEHLQASKERKSYCEIEFHMDPQVILNSSKLVERNLHSSIFESSFGHDSLLISSLSEIWKSEAKRRNIISTDETISLSELQQSQLSLKSTGDNITRCSPHWKNEDQLKKEFIKLLDEANKRSSQMEPLNMSDPWPDIPTGFVALHSINPTYSSQSLASISQLSSEDRQVSSNIQASPEKMKTDIVEVENSFEQLDSELENIMGNSVFESFPFVQPNSNVGAVSNPSTPPLSESPLDSPKSSPPSLNESFRVVSSPLNSPNSNLRLKGGGNIRKRPVELVNSSDESFPSLRPLPSSNPETGCVRFQKYRKPRANFEDFTRWTQLPKEYRLPYRPRKEEHVFAKKPPSRQLLMDTISSVNIPTILYPYIHYSLTKDIPSGYQEYLGNVYYPRGITAKYLQEFHCDGRVEENMTSTSLKLPPVRTSTTWEYVIPPPTLSELNSWSKNKKANTNNNNTYRTPSASQQKVFNKDPYASIRILSLELFCNSKSGLLPDPSKDPIEGCFWAYQENANIRSIEKYGFIVNSPNVESTAFEKSFPGATVLLVFSEIELLNEIISLTRQLDPTILCGYEVHSSSWGYLIERAAYKFNYDLPEQLSRLADTTKGAFAKKNDAWSYSTTSSIKIVGRHMLNIWRIIRGEISLLNYSLENVVAHLFGIQTPFYRQADLVELWNTPAYHDKHILFQYMLKRTKFSLEILSSRSIITKIREQARVVGIDFMSVISRGSQFKVEAIMFRIAKSENYLLVSPSAKQVAEQNALEALPLVMEPRSNMYHNPVLVLDFQSLYPSIIIAYNLCYSTCLGPVRSVNGKFKLGFMPYSVDPRVMDILKDNVYISPNGYAYVNKEVRKSLIAKMLEELIETRAMIKKGMKDCDSPYVYQILDSRQLALKLIANVTYGYTSASFSGRMPCSEIADTIVETGRELLGNALSYINNHKKFDAKVVYGDTDSLFVELPGKTKEQAFEIGHLLASEITSMFPSPIRLKFEKVYLPCFLLAKKRYVGYKYEKANEAVPSFDAKGIETVRRDGTPIQQKVLRSCIEKLFQSKDLSQVKKGFQEFCSKIMSEEIPAMDFCYNKEVRMDKYKELSTAPPGATMARRLMTKDPRSEPQYGERVPYLVLAGAPGTTLANRSVSPEEYLSDSFSQLDIDYYIRHNLIPPLDRFLNLLGTSAESWYNEMPKRLHKLIRAGALGDGSKVHKKTLDKFLTERLCSSCLRNMVSNQNSSENKYLCDDCLKNVPAATTRVIQQSKDVAIRLARLEDICRGCSAISSSDPVLCRSKSCKIYYDRAKTYSKAKAQAELYERTLLSLDW